Proteins found in one Labrus bergylta chromosome 8, fLabBer1.1, whole genome shotgun sequence genomic segment:
- the LOC114921315 gene encoding uncharacterized protein isoform X4, producing MVALEEEKIVEVGWLYPGRNMDFCSKCCNGILRLLIFGILLPSVLVSGQSSTVMMSTSSTGASTAMPSTTMTSGDTTSGGTTSKPAPSAMMSTTTSPAATSSGSQTASTNQPTNSGAGSMTMAQSSTTMMASGWTSSTNSMTSGSGSSNTMMPTSQPSTSIGGTSGTNSSMGMINCPSFACNYSDCYSMYMSQNTTSCTPGYCCELIRQTDMYYTVGCSASCSYSCFNSSQTNCTVSCCNSTGCLNGTFASMMMTTTPAMTTTQKATPMVTTTARPQTTANKGNKCSQGKCTGTDCYKTFKNLQTCSSSEPHCQLKKETVGTSLQWTAGCTTNCSAQTPCKTSTTPPCHLECCNATMTPCLMLNGTLNVPNFATRGPHLNTELIASLLCLLALTLLL from the exons ATGGTTGCATTAGAGGAAGAGAAAATTGTTGAAGTCGGTTGGCTTTATCCTGGGAGAAACATGGATTTCTGTTCAAAAT GCTGCAATGGTATTCTGCGCCTCCTCATTTTTGGAATACTTCTTCCATCAGTATTAGTATCAGGCCAATCTTCCACCGTTATGATGTCCACTTCTTCCACTGGTGCCTCCACCGCCATGCCTTCCACCACTATGACCTCTGGAGACACGACCTCTGGAGGCACAACCTCAAAGCCTGCCCCGTCTGCTATGATGTCCACCACCACCAGCCCCGCAGCTACATCCTCAGGAAGCCAAACAGCCTCGACCAATCAGCCTACCAACTCTGGAG CTGGTTCAATGACCATGGCCCAGTCCAGCACTACCATGATGGCGTCAGGCTGGACCAGTTCAACCAACTCTATGACTTCAGGCTCTGGATCCTCAAACACAATGATGCCCACCAGTCAGCCATCAACCTCCATTG GTGGCACATCTGGTACGAATTCTTCAATGGGCATG ATCAACTGCCCCTCATTCGCCTGTAACTATTCAGACTGCTACTCCATGTACATGAGTCAGAACACCACTTCATGCACTCCTGGTTACTGCTGCGAG CTGATAAGGCAGACGGACATGTACTACACTGTCGGCTGCAGCGCCTCCTGCTCTTACAGCTGCTTCAACTCCTCGCAGACTAACTGTACTGTGAGCTGCTGCAACTCCACAGGCTGTCTCAATGGCACTTTTGCATCCATGATGATGACCACAACCCCAG CAATGACAACCACACAGAAGGCAACACCAATGGTTACGACCACAGCCAGGCCccaaacaacagcaaacaaa ggaAACAAATGCAGTCAGGGTAAATGCACAGGTACAGACTGCTACAAAACTTTCAAAAACCTACAAACGTGCTCCTCTTCAGAGCCACACTGTCAG CTGAAAAAGGAGACTGTGGGTACCTCGCTACAGTGGACCGCAGGTTGCACCACCAACTGTTCAGCCCAAACCCCATGCAAGACCTCCACAACACCTCCTTGTCACCTGGAGTGCTGCAATGCCACGATGACCCCCTGCCTCATGTTGAACGGCACGCTGAATGTCCCCAACTTTGCCACAAGAGGGCCTCATCTAAACACAGAATTGATTGCTTCCTTGCTTTGCCTGCTCGCCCTCACTTTGCTGCTTTAA
- the LOC114921315 gene encoding uncharacterized protein isoform X1, whose amino-acid sequence MVALEEEKIVEVGWLYPGRNMDFCSKCCNGILRLLIFGILLPSVLVSGQSSTVMMSTSSTGASTAMPSTTMTSGDTTSGGTTSKPAPSAMMSTTTSPAATSSGSQTASTNQPTNSGVSISSVGSASTSIQSPTTTASSTGSASTTQSLPSQTSSANSASSSPVTSSSISATNSGTDSASSTAGSMTMAQSSTTMMASGWTSSTNSMTSGSGSSNTMMPTSQPSTSIGGTSGTNSSMGMINCPSFACNYSDCYSMYMSQNTTSCTPGYCCELIRQTDMYYTVGCSASCSYSCFNSSQTNCTVSCCNSTGCLNGTFASMMMTTTPAMTTTQKATPMVTTTARPQTTANKGNKCSQGKCTGTDCYKTFKNLQTCSSSEPHCQLKKETVGTSLQWTAGCTTNCSAQTPCKTSTTPPCHLECCNATMTPCLMLNGTLNVPNFATRGPHLNTELIASLLCLLALTLLL is encoded by the exons ATGGTTGCATTAGAGGAAGAGAAAATTGTTGAAGTCGGTTGGCTTTATCCTGGGAGAAACATGGATTTCTGTTCAAAAT GCTGCAATGGTATTCTGCGCCTCCTCATTTTTGGAATACTTCTTCCATCAGTATTAGTATCAGGCCAATCTTCCACCGTTATGATGTCCACTTCTTCCACTGGTGCCTCCACCGCCATGCCTTCCACCACTATGACCTCTGGAGACACGACCTCTGGAGGCACAACCTCAAAGCCTGCCCCGTCTGCTATGATGTCCACCACCACCAGCCCCGCAGCTACATCCTCAGGAAGCCAAACAGCCTCGACCAATCAGCCTACCAACTCTGGAG TCTCTATTTCCTCTGTAGGCTCAGCATCCACCTCCATCCAGTCTCCCACCACCACCGCCTCCTCAACAGGCTCAGCATCCACCACACAGTCCCTCCCAAGCCAAACTTCTTCTGCCAATTCTGCATCATCATCACCTGTCACCTCTAGTTCAATCAGTGCTACTAATTCAGGAACCGATTCTGCCTCCTCTACAGCTGGTTCAATGACCATGGCCCAGTCCAGCACTACCATGATGGCGTCAGGCTGGACCAGTTCAACCAACTCTATGACTTCAGGCTCTGGATCCTCAAACACAATGATGCCCACCAGTCAGCCATCAACCTCCATTG GTGGCACATCTGGTACGAATTCTTCAATGGGCATG ATCAACTGCCCCTCATTCGCCTGTAACTATTCAGACTGCTACTCCATGTACATGAGTCAGAACACCACTTCATGCACTCCTGGTTACTGCTGCGAG CTGATAAGGCAGACGGACATGTACTACACTGTCGGCTGCAGCGCCTCCTGCTCTTACAGCTGCTTCAACTCCTCGCAGACTAACTGTACTGTGAGCTGCTGCAACTCCACAGGCTGTCTCAATGGCACTTTTGCATCCATGATGATGACCACAACCCCAG CAATGACAACCACACAGAAGGCAACACCAATGGTTACGACCACAGCCAGGCCccaaacaacagcaaacaaa ggaAACAAATGCAGTCAGGGTAAATGCACAGGTACAGACTGCTACAAAACTTTCAAAAACCTACAAACGTGCTCCTCTTCAGAGCCACACTGTCAG CTGAAAAAGGAGACTGTGGGTACCTCGCTACAGTGGACCGCAGGTTGCACCACCAACTGTTCAGCCCAAACCCCATGCAAGACCTCCACAACACCTCCTTGTCACCTGGAGTGCTGCAATGCCACGATGACCCCCTGCCTCATGTTGAACGGCACGCTGAATGTCCCCAACTTTGCCACAAGAGGGCCTCATCTAAACACAGAATTGATTGCTTCCTTGCTTTGCCTGCTCGCCCTCACTTTGCTGCTTTAA
- the LOC114921315 gene encoding uncharacterized protein isoform X2, producing the protein MVALEEEKIVEVGWLYPGRNMDFCSKCCNGILRLLIFGILLPSVLVSGQSSTVMMSTSSTGASTAMPSTTMTSGDTTSGGTTSKPAPSAMMSTTTSPAATSSGSQTASTNQPTNSGGSASTSIQSPTTTASSTGSASTTQSLPSQTSSANSASSSPVTSSSISATNSGTDSASSTAGSMTMAQSSTTMMASGWTSSTNSMTSGSGSSNTMMPTSQPSTSIGGTSGTNSSMGMINCPSFACNYSDCYSMYMSQNTTSCTPGYCCELIRQTDMYYTVGCSASCSYSCFNSSQTNCTVSCCNSTGCLNGTFASMMMTTTPAMTTTQKATPMVTTTARPQTTANKGNKCSQGKCTGTDCYKTFKNLQTCSSSEPHCQLKKETVGTSLQWTAGCTTNCSAQTPCKTSTTPPCHLECCNATMTPCLMLNGTLNVPNFATRGPHLNTELIASLLCLLALTLLL; encoded by the exons ATGGTTGCATTAGAGGAAGAGAAAATTGTTGAAGTCGGTTGGCTTTATCCTGGGAGAAACATGGATTTCTGTTCAAAAT GCTGCAATGGTATTCTGCGCCTCCTCATTTTTGGAATACTTCTTCCATCAGTATTAGTATCAGGCCAATCTTCCACCGTTATGATGTCCACTTCTTCCACTGGTGCCTCCACCGCCATGCCTTCCACCACTATGACCTCTGGAGACACGACCTCTGGAGGCACAACCTCAAAGCCTGCCCCGTCTGCTATGATGTCCACCACCACCAGCCCCGCAGCTACATCCTCAGGAAGCCAAACAGCCTCGACCAATCAGCCTACCAACTCTGGAG GCTCAGCATCCACCTCCATCCAGTCTCCCACCACCACCGCCTCCTCAACAGGCTCAGCATCCACCACACAGTCCCTCCCAAGCCAAACTTCTTCTGCCAATTCTGCATCATCATCACCTGTCACCTCTAGTTCAATCAGTGCTACTAATTCAGGAACCGATTCTGCCTCCTCTACAGCTGGTTCAATGACCATGGCCCAGTCCAGCACTACCATGATGGCGTCAGGCTGGACCAGTTCAACCAACTCTATGACTTCAGGCTCTGGATCCTCAAACACAATGATGCCCACCAGTCAGCCATCAACCTCCATTG GTGGCACATCTGGTACGAATTCTTCAATGGGCATG ATCAACTGCCCCTCATTCGCCTGTAACTATTCAGACTGCTACTCCATGTACATGAGTCAGAACACCACTTCATGCACTCCTGGTTACTGCTGCGAG CTGATAAGGCAGACGGACATGTACTACACTGTCGGCTGCAGCGCCTCCTGCTCTTACAGCTGCTTCAACTCCTCGCAGACTAACTGTACTGTGAGCTGCTGCAACTCCACAGGCTGTCTCAATGGCACTTTTGCATCCATGATGATGACCACAACCCCAG CAATGACAACCACACAGAAGGCAACACCAATGGTTACGACCACAGCCAGGCCccaaacaacagcaaacaaa ggaAACAAATGCAGTCAGGGTAAATGCACAGGTACAGACTGCTACAAAACTTTCAAAAACCTACAAACGTGCTCCTCTTCAGAGCCACACTGTCAG CTGAAAAAGGAGACTGTGGGTACCTCGCTACAGTGGACCGCAGGTTGCACCACCAACTGTTCAGCCCAAACCCCATGCAAGACCTCCACAACACCTCCTTGTCACCTGGAGTGCTGCAATGCCACGATGACCCCCTGCCTCATGTTGAACGGCACGCTGAATGTCCCCAACTTTGCCACAAGAGGGCCTCATCTAAACACAGAATTGATTGCTTCCTTGCTTTGCCTGCTCGCCCTCACTTTGCTGCTTTAA
- the LOC114921315 gene encoding uncharacterized protein isoform X3 — MMASTSLIKEIGCNGILRLLIFGILLPSVLVSGQSSTVMMSTSSTGASTAMPSTTMTSGDTTSGGTTSKPAPSAMMSTTTSPAATSSGSQTASTNQPTNSGVSISSVGSASTSIQSPTTTASSTGSASTTQSLPSQTSSANSASSSPVTSSSISATNSGTDSASSTAGSMTMAQSSTTMMASGWTSSTNSMTSGSGSSNTMMPTSQPSTSIGGTSGTNSSMGMINCPSFACNYSDCYSMYMSQNTTSCTPGYCCELIRQTDMYYTVGCSASCSYSCFNSSQTNCTVSCCNSTGCLNGTFASMMMTTTPAMTTTQKATPMVTTTARPQTTANKGNKCSQGKCTGTDCYKTFKNLQTCSSSEPHCQLKKETVGTSLQWTAGCTTNCSAQTPCKTSTTPPCHLECCNATMTPCLMLNGTLNVPNFATRGPHLNTELIASLLCLLALTLLL, encoded by the exons ATGATGGCCTCCACCTCTTTGATAAAAGAAATCG GCTGCAATGGTATTCTGCGCCTCCTCATTTTTGGAATACTTCTTCCATCAGTATTAGTATCAGGCCAATCTTCCACCGTTATGATGTCCACTTCTTCCACTGGTGCCTCCACCGCCATGCCTTCCACCACTATGACCTCTGGAGACACGACCTCTGGAGGCACAACCTCAAAGCCTGCCCCGTCTGCTATGATGTCCACCACCACCAGCCCCGCAGCTACATCCTCAGGAAGCCAAACAGCCTCGACCAATCAGCCTACCAACTCTGGAG TCTCTATTTCCTCTGTAGGCTCAGCATCCACCTCCATCCAGTCTCCCACCACCACCGCCTCCTCAACAGGCTCAGCATCCACCACACAGTCCCTCCCAAGCCAAACTTCTTCTGCCAATTCTGCATCATCATCACCTGTCACCTCTAGTTCAATCAGTGCTACTAATTCAGGAACCGATTCTGCCTCCTCTACAGCTGGTTCAATGACCATGGCCCAGTCCAGCACTACCATGATGGCGTCAGGCTGGACCAGTTCAACCAACTCTATGACTTCAGGCTCTGGATCCTCAAACACAATGATGCCCACCAGTCAGCCATCAACCTCCATTG GTGGCACATCTGGTACGAATTCTTCAATGGGCATG ATCAACTGCCCCTCATTCGCCTGTAACTATTCAGACTGCTACTCCATGTACATGAGTCAGAACACCACTTCATGCACTCCTGGTTACTGCTGCGAG CTGATAAGGCAGACGGACATGTACTACACTGTCGGCTGCAGCGCCTCCTGCTCTTACAGCTGCTTCAACTCCTCGCAGACTAACTGTACTGTGAGCTGCTGCAACTCCACAGGCTGTCTCAATGGCACTTTTGCATCCATGATGATGACCACAACCCCAG CAATGACAACCACACAGAAGGCAACACCAATGGTTACGACCACAGCCAGGCCccaaacaacagcaaacaaa ggaAACAAATGCAGTCAGGGTAAATGCACAGGTACAGACTGCTACAAAACTTTCAAAAACCTACAAACGTGCTCCTCTTCAGAGCCACACTGTCAG CTGAAAAAGGAGACTGTGGGTACCTCGCTACAGTGGACCGCAGGTTGCACCACCAACTGTTCAGCCCAAACCCCATGCAAGACCTCCACAACACCTCCTTGTCACCTGGAGTGCTGCAATGCCACGATGACCCCCTGCCTCATGTTGAACGGCACGCTGAATGTCCCCAACTTTGCCACAAGAGGGCCTCATCTAAACACAGAATTGATTGCTTCCTTGCTTTGCCTGCTCGCCCTCACTTTGCTGCTTTAA